TGCGGCTGTCGGCGCCTCTCCTGGAACCGGCTCGTCGCCGAAGTAGACGACCCGGCCCCCGTCGACCGCGTAGAAGTTCGTCAGCGGCTGGAGCTGCCCGTCCTCGAAGACGTCGAAGTCCCCCTTCGTCAGACCCCGGATCCTGTTTCCCTTCGAATCGGTCACGACGACGTCGATGTTCGTGACCGTGACGTCGACGTTCCGGACGAGGGGACCGGGCCTCGGCGTGGGAGCCGGACCCTGCGGCGCAGCCGACAGGACGAGGGCGGGAAGGACCGCGAGAAGCGCGGTCGCGACGGCGGGAGGAGACGGCCTGGAGAACACCATGTCGACATTCTACGGATCCCGGAATGCCCGGCCGAAGGGACCCGTTCCGAGAGGACTGCTCCAGTCCCCGATCCGCCCGTTTTCAGAGGAGTTTTCCGCTTGCACTTCCTCCCGCGCTCCCTGAGAATGACCGCCTCGAATAACGGCCGCCCCGGGCCCGGTGGGCGCGCGGACGTTCCGAGAGGTCGAGGGAAGATCCGGAGGTCGGGGCTGAACAAGCCGCAGCTGGAAACGGACGCGGAGACAGAGAACGGCGAGGCGCGCGCGGACGCGGTAATCGCCGAAATTTTCTTCTCCGTCGTCGAAAGTGCTCGTCGGGTTCGGCTCTCCTGCGGGAGGAACCTGCGGTGACGGGTCAGCTCGCTCCTCCCTTCGACACCTTTTCGGGACGCCAACCGAACGCACACCGAGGAAAGCGGGCGACGGGGAGCAGCGAAAGATATGTCTGACCGGGAACGGGACGGTGGTCTCCCGGGTCTCATGACCTCGGGCACCGTGGGTGCGCGAAAGGAGAGAGGGCCGATGACCGGAACCAGGACGGGGAGAGACTCCCGGACGAGCCTCCGGAGCCGGCTTCGCCGCGTGATGGCAGTCGGCGGGCTCATCCTGCTGGGAACGACGGCGACCGGGTGCCAGAAAGTCGTCGATCAGTTCAAGGCGAAGCAGGTCATCCGGAAGGGGAACGCCTACTTCAAGCAGCAGCTGTACGAGGACGCCCTGAAGCTGTACCAGGAGGCGATGGCGCTCGATCCGGAAGAGATCCGGATCAAGAAGTTCGTCGCGATGGCCAACATGGCCGTCTACAACCCGGGATCCGAGCACCCCAAGGACATCCAGGCCCTCGAGACGGCGATCAAGTACTTCAAGGAATACCTTGCCGCCAAGCCCGAGGACGAGAACGCCGCCAAGTTCCTCGTGACGACGTACATGAACTCCCGCCGGTACGACGACGCCATCCAGTACTTCAAGGACTGGATCAAGGTGCACCCCGAGGACCGGCAGGCCGTTCAGACCATCGCCATGCTCTACGCCAAGAAGGGTGACTTCGACCAGTCGATGGAGTGGCAGGACAACCTCGCCAAGGTCGATCCGACGAATGCCGAGGTCTTCTACACGATCGGCGTCACCTGCTGGGACAAGTCGTACAACACCCCGATGGACCAGATGGACGGCGAGGCCCGCAAGGCGCTGATCGACCGCGGGATGGTGGCCCTCGAGAAGGCCAACTCCCTGCGGGAAGACTACTTCGAATCGATGCTCTACGTGAACCTCCTCTACCGGGAGTACGCCAAGCTCGAGAACGACCCGACGAAGAAGGAGGAGCTCCTCGCCAAAGCCACCGAGTGGCAGAAGAAGGCCCTCGCCGCTCGCGACCGTGTCAAGCAGAAAGAACGCGAGGAAGCGGCAAGGAAGAACCCGCTCGAGGCGATCTGACGGGCCCGAGCGAGAGGACCGCTAACATGTTCGAAACTTCCCTCATCGAATCCAAGAAGCAGGCGGCGACCGGCAATCGCTGGCTTTCGGTCCCGATGTCGATCTTCCTGCACTTCGTCATTGGCGGGTCCATCCTGGCCGCGTCGATGTGGTTCATCGAGGAGATCCCGGAGCCGCCGATTCCGATCTCCTTCTACTCCGAGGCCGCTCCCCCGCCGCCTCCCCCGCCGCCTCCCCCGAAGGCCGCTCCCAAAGCCGCGCCCAAGGTCGAGCCGGTGAAACAATCGTCGAACATGGCCCCGATGATCGTCCCCGACGTCCTGCCGGTCGCTCCGACGGAGCCCGACAACTCGAGCGGCGCCGAGGGCGGCGTCGAGGGCGGTGTCGAGGGCGGTGTCGAGGGCGGTGTCATGGGCGGCGTCCTCGGTGGCGTCAAGGGTGGCGTCCTCGGCGGCGCAGCCCAGGTCGAAGAGCCTCTTCGGGTCGGCGGCGACGTCAAGGAGCCCGTCGAGATCTCCCGCGTGCAGCCGGTCTACCCCGAAGCCGCCCGGAAGGCCCGTCTTCAGGGCATCGTCATCCTCGAGGCGATCATCACGAAGGACGGGAACGTCGAGTCCGTCCGCGTTCTTCGGGGAATCAACCCGCTGCTCGACAACGCCGCGATGCGCGCGGTCCAGCAGTGGAAGTACAAGCCCGCGACCTTCAACAACCGGCCGGTTCCGGTCTACCTGACCGTGACCGTGACCTTCAGACTACAGTAACCAATCGCGAACGCGATCCCTAGCGACGCTGTAATTCAACAAGGAGGATCTCGCACCATGGAAATGGATTTTGCACACATCTGGGCCCAGATGTCCATCGCCGTCAAGGCCATCATGATGATTCTCGTGTTCATGTCGGTCTACTCGCTCGGAGTTTCACTCGAGCGCTGGTGGGCCTTCAGGGTCGCGAAGAAGCAGTCGGTGAAGTTCGCCATCGAGATCGGCCCTCTCCTCAAGCAGGAGAAGCTGAAAGAGGCGATCGACCTCGCCAAGAAGTACAAGGGCAGCCACATTGCCAAGGTGGTCTCGCCCGGTCTCCTCGAGTTCGCCTACGAAGCGCACGGCGGCAGCGTTGCCGGCCACGACGTCGTTGCGGCGGCCGAGCGCGCCATCGCCCGGGCTGCGATGATGACCGGTGCGGACATGCGGCGCGGCCTGGGCGGGCTCGCCACGATCGCCACGACCTCCGTGTTCGTCGGCCTTCTCGCCACGGTCATCGGGATCATCCGAGCCTTCCAGGGTATGGCGACCTCCGGCACGGGCGGCCTCGGCGCGGTGTCCGCGGGTATCGCCGAAGCTCTCATCGGAACGGCGCTCGGCCTCTTCGTCGCCATCCCGGCCGTCTGGCTCTACAACTACTTCCTCAACAAGATCGAGCGTTTCAACATCGAGATGTCCAACTCCTCCTCGGAGCTCGTCGACTACTTCATCAAGAGGATGGGCTCCCGGGCGGCCTGAGGAAGGTTGGCCGGGCTCGCTCCCGGCGGCCTTCCTCGGAACTGAACGGAGGACACAACGATGGCAATGCAAAACTTCGGAAACCGGCACGAGACGAAGAGTGAGATCAACGTCACTCCGCTCGTCGACGTCATGCTGGTCCTCCTGATCATCTTCATGGTCATCACGCCCATGCTGCAGAAGGGGAAACCCGTGCTGCTGCCGATGACCGAGCGCCCCGACAAGAAGCCCGAGACGGACAAAGAGCTCCTCATCAGCGTTCAGGCCGACAAGATGATCTTCATCGACGCCAAGTGGTACCCCGAGCCGGAATTCGCTGCGAAGATGCGGGAATACGGTGAGCGCTCGGCCAGCAAGGACGTGCTCATCAAGGCCGACAAGCAGCTCACCTACGGGGACGTCAAGAAAGTCATGAAGATGATCAAGGACGGGGGCTTCGAGAAGATCGCCCTGATCACCGAGCGGAAGACGGAAGAGTAGGAGGGTACGCCATGGGAATGGATGTCGGACCAAGCCAGGGCGGCCCGAAATCGGAGATCAACGTCACGCCCCTGGTCGACGTCATGCTGGTCCTGCTGATCATCTTCATGATCCTGCAGCCGATGCTCCAGATGGGATACGAAGTCAACGTGCCGCCCAACGCGCCGGCGGGTCTCCCGCCGCCGCCGTCCGGCGACCAGATCATCGTCTCGCTGACGACGAGCAACGAGATCTACCTCAACAAGGAGCGGGTCGACCGCTCCAACCTGCCGATCCGGCTCCAGGAAGTTCTCCGCAACCGCGGCAACAGGCCGGTCTTCTTCTCCTGTGAGGACGCCGTGAAGTACGACAAGGCCATGGAGATCATGGACGTCGTCCGGAACAACGGTGCCAAGAACATCGGAATCGTCATGGACTGGGTCAACCCCCTGGAAGCGGCCGCGCCGACTTCCTGAGACGGACCGGCTTCCCGCGCGGGCGGATCGGCCGTCCCGAGCCTATGTACCGTGCGTCCCCGGCCTCCCGCCGGGGACGTTTCCTTTAGGCGACGCCGTGCGAACGGCGACGGGCGGCCACGGCCTCCCCGCCACTCACCGCCCTCCCCTGCCGCTCCCCGGGAATCGAGCCTGGACGGGAAAAGGGCCCCGGTGGTGCGCACCGGGGCCCTCGGGGATCGCCTGGCGGCGCCGCAGGGGCGCGCCCGCTCAGATGAGGGTCGCGATGACGAGCGCGATCACCGACATCAGCTTGAGCAGGATGTTCAGGGACGGGCCGGACGTGTCCTTGAACGGGTCGCCTACGGTGTCGCCGACGACGGCCGCCTTGTGCGGGTCGGAGCCCTTGTAGTACTTCCGCCCGTCGACCTCGACGCCTTCCTCGAACATCTTCTTGGCGTTGTCCCAGGCGCCGCCCGAGTTCGACTGGAAGATCGCGAGGAGGACGCCGGTCGCCGTCACTCCCGCGAGAAGGCCCCCGAGCATCTCGGCTCCTGACCCCAGGCCGAGAAGCCTGGGGCCGAACCCGATGGCGACGGGCACGATGACCGCGAGGAGGCCGGGAGCGACCATCTCCCGGATCGCCGCAGTCGTCGAGATCTCGACGCACTTGCCGTACTCGGCCTTGCCGAGCGCATCCTCGAAGATCTTCTGGTCCTCGACGGGCCAGTCCTTGAAGTCCTTCCCGGAGTGGGCGTCCATCGCGAAGATCGCCGCCTTGAGCGCCGGGATCTCCGAGAACTGGCGGCGGACCTCCTGGATCATCGCCATCGCAGCCCGGCCGACGGCCGCCATCGCCATCGACGAGAACAGGAACGGCATCATGGCCCCGATGAAGAGGCCCGCCATGACCTCCGCCTTGGAGACGTCGATCGTCTTCAGGTGGGCGGCCGTCATGAACGCGCCGAAGAGGGCGAGCGCCGTCAGCGCCGCGGAGGCGATCGCGAAGCCCTTCCCGATGGCGGCGGTGGTGTTGCCGACGGCGTCGAGCTTGTCGGTCCGGCGGCGCACGTCCTTCGGCAGCTCGGCCATCTCCGCGATGCCGCCCGCGTTGTCGGAGATCGGACCGTAGGCGTCGACGGCGAGCTGGATGCCCGTGTTCGAGAGCATGCCGACGGCGGCGATCGCGATGCCGTAGAGCCCGCCGAAGTGGAACGCGCCGATGATCGAGGCAGCCAGGATCAGGATCGGCCAGGCCGTCGAGCGCATGCCGACGCCGAGCCCCGCGATGATGTTCGTGGCGGCACCGGTCACCGACTGCCGGACGATGGACATCACCGGCGCGGTGCCCGTCCCGGTGTAGTGCTCGGTGAGCATACCGATCGCGAGGCCGGCGAAGAGGCCGATGACCGTCGAGAAGAAGATCCCGAGTGAGGTGACGGTCCTCTCGGTCCCGTAGAGAAGGTCCTGGTAGACGAAGCTCGAGGGGAGCATTCCCCGGATGATGAAGAACGAGAGGACGACCATCACGATCGACGATCCGAACTCGCCGGTATTGAGCGCCCGCTGGGGCGACCCGCCCTCCTTGACCCGGACGAAGAAGGTCCCGCCGATCGAGGTCAGCACCCCGACGCCCGCCAGCGCGAGCGGGAGCAGGACCGCCGAGAGGCCGTCGAACCCGTCGGCCGTGAAGGCTTCCCCCGAGGGGAGCCGCGCGGCCATGAACGCGGCTCCCAGGACCATCGAGCCGACGATGGAGCCGACGTACGACTCGAAGAGGTCGGCGCCCATGCCGGCGACGTCGCCGACGTTGTCACCGACGTTGTCGGCGATCGTGGCGGGATTCAGCGGGTGATCCTCCGGGATACCGGCCTCGACCTTGCCGACGAGGTCGGCACCGACGTCGGCCGCCTTCGTGTAGATGCCCCCGCCGACCCGGGCGAAGAGGGCGATCGAGCTGGCGCCGAAGGAGAAGCCGGTGATGACCGTGATCGTCCGGTTCACGTCTCCGTCGAAGAACCTCGAAAAGAGCAGGAAGCAGGTCCCGAGGCCGAGGACGCCGAGACCGACGACGCCCATCCCCATCACCGAGCCGCCCGCGAAGGCGATCTCGAGCGCCGGGCCGAGCCCTCGCCGGGCCGCCTGGGTCGTCCGGACGTTCGCCTTCGTCGCGACTTTCATCCCGATGAGCCCCGCGAGGGCCGAGCAGAGGGCCCCCGCGATGAACGCGACCGCGACGAGGGGGTGCGACTCCTTCTGCAGGGCGCCGGAGATCCCGAGGAGGATCGCCACGACGACGACGAAGACCGCGAGGACCCGATACTCGGCTCGCAGGAACGCCATGGCGCCCTGCTGGATGGCCGCGGCGATCTTCACCATCCGCTCGTTGCCGGGGTCCTGCCGCGAAACCCAGGACGACTTCAGCCACGTGTACAGGAGACCGGCGAGTCCGAGCACCGGGATGATGTAGAGCAGCGTCTCTGCGTTCATGCGCCTCCGCTCCGAAATGGGGTCTTCGGGAGCCGGAAGGCTCCGAGCCGGCGGATGGTCTCACGCTCGGACCGCGGGGCCAAGGTACCCCCGGCCGGCACTCCCGGCCCGCCGACGCCGAATCCGACGGCCCGTCCACCCCTCGTCGGGGCATCACCCGTCAGAGCAGGAGCGAGAAGACCTCGTTCGAGAGGAGGACTCCGGTGCGGGTCAGGCGGACCCGGCCCGGCTCCCGCACGAGAAGGCCCGCCTCGAAGGCGTCGTCGATGCGGGCCCGATCGGAGGCCGGGAGGGTCGCGACGGCCGCGTCCCACTCCGGCTCGTCGACGCCAGTGGCCCTCCGGAGGCCGAGGAGGACCCCTTCCCGGCGGGCTGCGTCGGCAGGAAGCTCCTCTTCCGACACGAAGGCGGTGCCGTTCTCCTCTACGGCCCGAAGATAGGCAGGGATCGATCCGCTGTTCGTCCGCCGGGCCCTTCCGTCGAAGGAGGCGGCGGAGGCCCCCAGGGCGATGACGGGCTCGCGATTCCAGTACTTCAGGTTGTGGCGGCTTTCGTCGCCCTCCCTCGCCCAGTTGGACGTCTCGTAACGCGCCAGCCCCGCGGCCGCGCAGACGTCGTCGACCTCCTCCCACCGGGCGGCCATCTCGTCGTCGCCGGCGAAGAGCGCGGGCATCGCCTCTCTCATCGCGACGAGGCGGGGAGCCTTTTCGATCTCGAGGAGGTAGACCGAGACGTGACCGACTCCCGCCTCGAGGATCGTCCCGAGGCTCTGGCGGAGGCTTTCCTTCGACTGCCCGGGGATACCGATCATCAGGTCGGCCGAGACCCTCAGGCCTCGCGAGACGGCCCGGCGTAGGGCCCCGAGCGCCCCGGCGGCGTCGTGGCGCCGCTCCAGCGGCGCGAGCTCGCCGTCGCTGAGCGACTGGATACCGATCGAGAGCCGGTTCACACCGAGGTCGACGAGGGCCGAGAGGCGCCGGTCGTCGAGGTCGTCGGGGTTCGCCTCGGCCGATATCTCGGCGTCCGCTGCGACCCCGAGCACTTCCCGCAGCGTGGAGAGGACCCGGGCCAGGCTCGAGGGCTCGACGAACGACGGCGTCCCTCCTCCGAAGTAGACCGTGTCCAGCGGCCCCTCGACCTCCCCTGCACGCGCTCGCGCCTCGCGGGTGATCGCGTCGAAGTACGCGCTCTCCGTCTCCCTGCCTGTGACGGCGACGAACGAGCAGTACGTGCAGCGGTGCGCGCAGTAGGGAACGTGGACGTACGCGCCGGGTCGGCCCGTCACGAGCCGAGGAGCGCGCGAAGCCGGTCGTCGCGGGACGGGGCGCCTGCGGCTCCGAGGAGGCGCTCCACGTACTTCGCCAGGATGTCGACCTCGACGTTTACGAGGTCTCCCGGCCGGCGCCCGGAGAGGGTCGTGGCGCGGAACGTCTCGGGGATGACGGCCACGCGAACCTCCTCGGCGTCGAGCGCGGCGACCGTGAGGGAGATTCCGTCGAGGGCGATCGACCCCTTCTCCACGACGTACCGCGACCACGCCTCGCCGATCCGGATGCCGAGGGTCCAGAAGCCGCCGGTTCTCTCGAGGCGGGTCACGGGGGCCGTGGCGTCGACGTGCCCCTGGACCACGTGCCCGCCCATCCGGGCTCCCACGGCCAGCGCACGCTCGAGGTTCACCGGATCGCCCGGCCGAAGGGCCCCGAGCGTCGAGCGTTCGAGGCTCTCGGCGGAGACGTCGAACCGCAGGACACCCTCGCCTCCGCCGGGGACCAGCGTGAGGCAGACGCCGGAGACGCAGAGGCTCTCACCGCGAGCGACGTCGCCCCAGGCGTCCGGAGCGTCCAGGTCCAGGAGCGCGCCTCCGGCTTGCCGCCTGAGGGTCCGCACCGCGGTGCACGACTCGACGAGCCCCGTGAACACGTCGCGATCCTACGCCTCACCCGGCCACGAGAGCCGGCCTGTGACGCGGAAACCGTCCCCGAGAGGTGCCAGCTCGAGGCCCGCGAGGCGAGGCGCCTCGGCCAGGGTTGCGTAGCCGGAGCCGGAAAAGGCGGTTGGCGCGCCTCGCCCGCCGAGGAGGAGCGGGGCGTGGTAGGCCGTCACCCTGTCCGCGAGACGGGCCTCGACGAAGCCCCACGCCGTCTCGCCGCCCCCTTCCACGAGGAGTGACCGGACCTCGTGCGCGGCCAGCACGGCCAGGAGCGCAGCAAGGTCGACCCGGCCGGCTCCGCCGGACGGGAGCGACAGGACCCGAACGCCGCGCTCCCGGAACGGGTCGAGCCGCGGGCCGTCCGCATCCACGGCGGTCGCGAGCCACGCCTCGCCCGGGGCCTCCGGCGAGAAGACCCGTGCCTGTGCACCGACCCGCAGGCGCCCGTCCACGACGACGCGGCGATGCGGGACGATGGAGCGGTTCAAGCCGTCACGGCGTGTCAGGAGAGGGTCGTCCGCCAGGACGGTCCCGGCTCCGACGAGGATCGCGTCGCACTCCTCCCGAAGGCGCATCCCGTCTGCCCGGGCCTCGTCTCCGGTGATCCAGCGGCTCTCCCCCGTCGCGGTTGCGATCCTCCCGTCGAGGGACGCGGCCCACTTCAGGTGGACGAACGGACGCCCGGTCCGGACCGAAACGAGGAAAGGCTCGTTCAGCCTCTCGGCCCGCGCGGCGAAGAAGCCGGCTTCCGAGTCGACCCCGGCGGAACGGAGCCATTCGCGGCCCTTCCCCGCCGTCCGCGGGTCGGGGTCGAGCGTGGAGAAGACGACCCGCGCGACTCCGGCATCCACGAGTGCGCCCGCGCAGGGCGGGGTTCTCCCCTCGTGCGCGCACGGCTCCAGGTTCAGGACGACGGTGGCACCACGGGCCCGGCTTCCGGCCTGGGCGAGGGCGACGACCTCGGCATGAGGGCCTCCTGCCCGGTCGTGCCAGCCCTCTCCGACGATCTCGCCCCCCGACGACACGACCACGGCTCCGACGCGCGGGTTCGGCGAGGTGGAATACCGTCCCCTCTCGGCGAGCTCGAAGACCCGCTCGAAGGCTGCGGCCAGTTCAGTCATCGATGAGCGCCGAGGCGAAGCCGGCCGGGTCGAAGTCGAGGAGGTCGTCGACGGTCTCGCCCACGCCGACGTACCGCACCGGGATCGCCAGCTCGCGGACGATCGCGAGGATGACACCACCTTTGGCCGTCCCGTCCATCTTCGTCAGCACGAGACCCGTGACACCCGCGGCTCTCAGGAACTCGCGCGCCTGCGCGAGCCCGTTCATTCCGGTCACCGCGTCGAGGACCAGGAGGACCTCGTGAGGCGCCCCTTCGATCTCCCGCGCGGCGATCCGCCGGATCTTCGAGAGCTCTTCCATGAGGTTGTGCTTGGTGTGGAGGCGCCCCGCCGTGTCGATGAGGAGAAGGTCCGCCCCCCGGGCCTTCGCGATGGCACACGCGTCGAAGACGACGGCGGCCGGGTCGGCGCCCGGCCGGTGCTTGACGAGAGGGATGCCGATACGCTCCGCCCAGACCTCGAGCTGGTCGATCGCGGCGGCGCGGAACGTGTCGGCGGCGGCGAGGACGGGCTTTCCGCCGGACGCGGACGCGCGTGCGGCGAGCTTGGCGGCGGTCGTCGTCTTTCCCGTCCCGTTCACGCCGACCATCAGGACGACGCGGGGCTGGCCCGGTCCCGGCGCTCCGACGGGAGGACCCGGCACCGAGAGCCGCTTCTCGATCTCGGCCTTGAGGACCCGTCGGACGACGTCGGACTCCCCCGCGTCCCTCCGGCCCGCCTCGACCCGCACCGCCTCCACCAGCTCGGCAGCCGTCGCCGGTCCGACGTCGGCCGCGAGAAGCGCTTCCTCGAGCGCGTCGAGGGCCTTCGGGTCGGGCGAGAATCGGGCCTTGATCGCGTCGCCGACGCGCGCGACCAGCTCCGTGTGGGTCATGAAGAGCCCGCGCTTCAGGCGGGCCATCAGCGACGGCTTCGGTACCTCGGCCACGGCGTCCGTCCCTCTCAGCCGATCTCGGCGACGAGCTTCTCGCGCGCGGCGGCGAGCAGGGGCCTCGCGACCGACGGGATCCCGCCCCGACCGAACAGGGCGAGGATGAAGTAGCCGTCCTTGATGGAGGTGGCGAGGACGCGCCCGGCTTCGAAATCGAAATCGACCTCGGTCACGTCGCCGAGACCGCCGGCGGCCGCGGCTCGCCCGAGTTCCGTCGTCCACACCGAGTGGTAGGCGCCGAAGATCTCCAGGAGCTCCTGGTCGCCGAGGCTCGCGATCTCCTGCCCCTGCGGGTCGAGGAACGCGACGGCCCGCGCCTCGGGCGCGTCGAGGACCGGGCGGAGGACGTCGTCGAAGCTCATCGATCCCTTCCTGTTTGGCCCGGCTCCCCGCCGAGGAAGCGCCGCGCCTTCTTCGCCTCGTCGCTCTCCGGCGCGGACTGCACCGTCCGCTCCATGTAGCGGACGGCGAGGTCGCGCCGGTCGGTCGTCAGGAGGCAGAGTGCCGCGTTGTAGTTCGAGATGGCGTCCTTCGGGTCGTCCCGCAGGAAGAGGAGGAAGTCCTCGAGGGCACCCCGGAAATCCTCCAGCTTCATGCGGGCGAGGCCCCGCTCCCGGACCGCCTTCGCGTAGCCGGGGTCGTCCGCCAGGACCGTCGTCAGCTCGCGCTCCGCGTCCGCCCAGCGAAGCTGCTTTCCCCGGAGGAGCGCGAGATTGAAGCGGGCGTTGACGTGCTCGGCGGACGGCGGACGCGCGAGGACGGCCTCGAAGTCCGCCTCGGCGTCCGCGAGGTTGCCCGCCTCCATCGCCGCGACACCGCGATTGTTGAGAGGCTCGATGAGGTTCGGGTCCAGCCCGATCGCCTCGGTGAAGAGCTTCGTCGAATTGCGGTAGTCCTTCTTGTAGAGCAGCGCGAGGCCGAGCGCGTTGGCGACCTCCGCATTTCTCGGGTACGCCGCCCGGGCCTGGTTGAGCATGTGGATCGCTTCGTCGACGCGACCCTCCCGCAGCATGGCGAGCCCGTTGCGGAAGTCGACGAGGTCGGCGGTGAGCGCGCTCGGCTCGCGGGCGGCCTGGTCCCTTTCCAGCGCGGTCTTGCAGCCGGAGGACAGGAGGACCGCGGCGAGCGCCGCGGCGAGCGGCCACTGCCTCACGCGACCGCCTGCCGGGCCGCTTCGCCCACGACCTCGAGCTCGTGGCTGGCGAACGCCTGCTCGAGCGCGTCGGTGACCCGGGTGTCGTAGCGGGTCCCGGCGAACGTCTTGATGCGCGAGACGACGTAGTCGCTCTTCATCGCCTTCTGGTAAGGGCGCGACGTCGTCATGGCGTCGAACGTGTCGGCCACGGAGATGATTCTTGCGAGCATCGGGATCTCCTCGGCCGCGAGCCCTTCCGGGTACCCGGTCCCGTCCCATTTCTCGTGGTGGTACTTCATTCCCGGGATGATCCACTTCAGCTGCGGGATCTGCCCCATGATCAGGGCCCCCTTCACGGGGTGGAGCTTCATGACCTCGAACTCGTCGTCGGTCAGCGCCGTCGGCTTGCGCAAGATCCGGTCGTCGATGCCGATCTTGCCGACGTCGTGCAGGAGCGCGGCGATCCGCACTTTCCGCACCTCGTCCGCCGGAAGACCGAGGTTCCGGGCGATGGAGACGGAGTACCGTGCCACGCGCTCCGAGTGGCCGCGCGTATAGGGGTCCTTCGCGTCCACGGCAGCGGCGAGGGCGCGGATGGAATTCAGGAAGAGCTCCTGGTTCTCGCGGGCCGCGAGCTTCAGCTTCTCGACCGATTTCTCCAGCTCGCCCCCCATGTGGTTGAAGCCCTCCGCCAGCTCGGCCAGCTCGAAGGTTCCGGGGACCTCGACCCGCTGCGTCAGGTCCCCTTCCGACATCTTGCGGACCGAATCGGCCAGTGCGCGCACGGGCCGCGAAAGCGCGTTGGCCGCCAGGAACGCCGCGATGACGGCGAGGGCGACGGCCAGGGCCGCCACGAGCCACGAGGTCCGCGTCATCTGCGTCGCCGCGGCGAAGGCGCGTGCGACGTCCTTCTCGACGAGGACGCCCCAGTCGGGCAGGTTCGGCGCGGGCCCGACGGGCGATACCGTGCCCAGGACGCGCCGGGCCGAAGGCCCCTCGCCGCGTGAGTACGTTCGCGTGAGGCGGACCGGGTGCTGGACGAACTCCGAGACGAGCTCGACCTTCAGGAGAGGCTCGCTGCCGCCGATGGCCCCGACGTCGCTCGCCAGGACGAGGTTCCCTCTCCGGTCGACGATGTAGGCGACGAGGTCGCGCTTCTTCTCGAGCTCGAGGAGCGCACGGATCGGGGCGAGGGAGACGAACGCCTCGACGACCCCGACGACGCCCCCCTCCGGGGCGGACACGGGCACGGCGATGACGATTCCCGGATCGAGGAGCGAGGGAACGCGGAGGGCCTCGCCGACGTAGGTCGAGCCGCGCATCGCGGCCGCGAAGGCCCTGTTCAGCTCCTCTTCCAGCGCGCCGTCGATCTGCGCGGGCTGGATGACTCCGCCGAGGCGGTCGGCGTCGAGAGCGCGAAGAACGAGGAAGCTCGGCTCGGCATCCCGGTAGCGCGCGATGAGCGCCGTTCGGCCGACGAACGCGAAGGGGTCCTGGTCGGGCGCCACGGCGCGGGCCAGCTCGAGGCCGTCCCCGATCTTCGTGACCTGGACGAGCATCCGCCTCAGGAAGCCTTCGATCCCGTCCGAGAGCGTCACGGCGCTCCGGGTCAGGTACTGCTTCTCGGCCGTCTCGAGCGCTTCGCGGTTGATCGACACGAGCCGCATCGCAGAGAAGGCGAGGGGCACGATCGACACGACGACGAGAACCGCGATCAGGGCCGTCACGATCCGGAGCCGCGGCCTTCTGGGAATGGGGATCACCCCCGGATTCTAGCTGCCGGCATCGTCCGGCAGGCTCGCGACGATCTCCACCGCCGTCACCCGTTCGAGGCGAGGGCGCCCCGGCCCCGCGAGAAGGACGTCCCTCAGCCCCGCGCGGTCCCGCTTCTTGTCGGCACC
The sequence above is a segment of the Holophagales bacterium genome. Coding sequences within it:
- a CDS encoding tetratricopeptide repeat protein, whose product is MTGTRTGRDSRTSLRSRLRRVMAVGGLILLGTTATGCQKVVDQFKAKQVIRKGNAYFKQQLYEDALKLYQEAMALDPEEIRIKKFVAMANMAVYNPGSEHPKDIQALETAIKYFKEYLAAKPEDENAAKFLVTTYMNSRRYDDAIQYFKDWIKVHPEDRQAVQTIAMLYAKKGDFDQSMEWQDNLAKVDPTNAEVFYTIGVTCWDKSYNTPMDQMDGEARKALIDRGMVALEKANSLREDYFESMLYVNLLYREYAKLENDPTKKEELLAKATEWQKKALAARDRVKQKEREEAARKNPLEAI
- a CDS encoding energy transducer TonB — its product is MFETSLIESKKQAATGNRWLSVPMSIFLHFVIGGSILAASMWFIEEIPEPPIPISFYSEAAPPPPPPPPPPKAAPKAAPKVEPVKQSSNMAPMIVPDVLPVAPTEPDNSSGAEGGVEGGVEGGVEGGVMGGVLGGVKGGVLGGAAQVEEPLRVGGDVKEPVEISRVQPVYPEAARKARLQGIVILEAIITKDGNVESVRVLRGINPLLDNAAMRAVQQWKYKPATFNNRPVPVYLTVTVTFRLQ
- a CDS encoding MotA/TolQ/ExbB proton channel family protein; the protein is MEMDFAHIWAQMSIAVKAIMMILVFMSVYSLGVSLERWWAFRVAKKQSVKFAIEIGPLLKQEKLKEAIDLAKKYKGSHIAKVVSPGLLEFAYEAHGGSVAGHDVVAAAERAIARAAMMTGADMRRGLGGLATIATTSVFVGLLATVIGIIRAFQGMATSGTGGLGAVSAGIAEALIGTALGLFVAIPAVWLYNYFLNKIERFNIEMSNSSSELVDYFIKRMGSRAA
- a CDS encoding ExbD/TolR family protein; this encodes MAMQNFGNRHETKSEINVTPLVDVMLVLLIIFMVITPMLQKGKPVLLPMTERPDKKPETDKELLISVQADKMIFIDAKWYPEPEFAAKMREYGERSASKDVLIKADKQLTYGDVKKVMKMIKDGGFEKIALITERKTEE
- a CDS encoding biopolymer transporter ExbD; the protein is MDVGPSQGGPKSEINVTPLVDVMLVLLIIFMILQPMLQMGYEVNVPPNAPAGLPPPPSGDQIIVSLTTSNEIYLNKERVDRSNLPIRLQEVLRNRGNRPVFFSCEDAVKYDKAMEIMDVVRNNGAKNIGIVMDWVNPLEAAAPTS
- a CDS encoding sodium-translocating pyrophosphatase, with protein sequence MNAETLLYIIPVLGLAGLLYTWLKSSWVSRQDPGNERMVKIAAAIQQGAMAFLRAEYRVLAVFVVVVAILLGISGALQKESHPLVAVAFIAGALCSALAGLIGMKVATKANVRTTQAARRGLGPALEIAFAGGSVMGMGVVGLGVLGLGTCFLLFSRFFDGDVNRTITVITGFSFGASSIALFARVGGGIYTKAADVGADLVGKVEAGIPEDHPLNPATIADNVGDNVGDVAGMGADLFESYVGSIVGSMVLGAAFMAARLPSGEAFTADGFDGLSAVLLPLALAGVGVLTSIGGTFFVRVKEGGSPQRALNTGEFGSSIVMVVLSFFIIRGMLPSSFVYQDLLYGTERTVTSLGIFFSTVIGLFAGLAIGMLTEHYTGTGTAPVMSIVRQSVTGAATNIIAGLGVGMRSTAWPILILAASIIGAFHFGGLYGIAIAAVGMLSNTGIQLAVDAYGPISDNAGGIAEMAELPKDVRRRTDKLDAVGNTTAAIGKGFAIASAALTALALFGAFMTAAHLKTIDVSKAEVMAGLFIGAMMPFLFSSMAMAAVGRAAMAMIQEVRRQFSEIPALKAAIFAMDAHSGKDFKDWPVEDQKIFEDALGKAEYGKCVEISTTAAIREMVAPGLLAVIVPVAIGFGPRLLGLGSGAEMLGGLLAGVTATGVLLAIFQSNSGGAWDNAKKMFEEGVEVDGRKYYKGSDPHKAAVVGDTVGDPFKDTSGPSLNILLKLMSVIALVIATLI